CTTCACTTCAGGCCGCTGCATGCTGTTGAAGACGGGCACACTGCTGACGTGGCACTGTCCAGGCGAAGGGCACGGTCATGGTGGGGAAATGACCTCACCCCCAGTTTCCAGAGGAAGGTACCTTGGGAACAAAGACCCCAGGGACAAGGGGCAAGTCCTGAGGCCCCTGCTCCGTCCTTCCCCCCAGGATTTTCTCCATCCTGCCTGggttcctcctccttcctgggtTCCAACCTGGGGTGGGGTGACCTAAGGGGACAGCAGGGACCTTGCAACTGGCACTGACACCTGAAATCCGAAGCAGATGGTGGGCATGGCATTGAACACAGCCATCCAGGAAGCCGGCCTGTGAACAAACACACAAGGTGCTGCCACCTGGGAACTCCTCGGAGCCACCAACCCACCCCACACCCTCACTCTTCATTCAGCCTACCATGGTCTCCAGCAACTGGCATTCTATAGGTTCAACCCACGGAATTCTGGGACCAGGGAGAAGAGGCATCCCTCTGTCCCAGGCCCTGCTGGGAGGGGACCTGGAGGCTCCGAAAAGCTCCCCTAGGACCAAAATCCAGAATTCCTGGCTCCTGGACTGGGGATTTTGCTTCACTGGTTTGtttctctcaaaaaaagattttttttttttttttttttttgagatagagtctcgctctgttgctcaggctggagtgcagtggtgcaatctcggctcactgcaatttctgcctcctgggttcgagccattctcctgcctcagcctcctgagtagctgggactacaggcacccaccaccacacccggctaatattttgtatttttttagtagagacggagtttcaccatgttaggcaggatggtctcaatctcctgacctcatgatccgcctgccttggcctcccaaagtgctgggattacaggcgtgagccaccgtgcctggccctggtttttttttttttttttaataataataaatttaccCTCAAAGATATAGAAATTACAGATAAGCACATGCTGGAAACATGGGCAATTCCACCCTCAGGTTCCTCCACAACCCAAGGCCTAGCCTCACACTGGTTCATCTGTTGGATGTGGGTGGTAAAGTGCCTCCTGTCTCTGATTCTTGCTCTTCCCTCCAGTAACATGAGATCAGGggctctttcctccttcctacaTGACCAAGTCAGCCCTGATGAGCTCATGAGCCTTGAGAAGAGCACCTGTGTGGCCTTCTGGTTCCTGACCCAGCACCTGCTGGGGCCCAAGTGGTGGCTTCTTCCCCATGACTCCTAGGGCCCTCACCCTCACCTGGTCAGGATGTCCCCTGGGGTCATCTCTTTATCTGGCCAGATGTACTTGATGATAACGATGGCTGTGACGTACCAGGTACCCACGACGCTCAGGAAGCTGCCAGGAAGGAGAGACTAAGTGTCCTCATCCCTAGCTGCCTCTTACCTGATTCCACTCCTAGGGACATCCACCTTCAGCTCTAGTGACCACAAGTGTCCACTGAATGAACCAGGAGCTATGCCAAGCAAAGACTCAGGAAATGCCTGAGAAGTAGTTTCAGAGAAACCTGCCACAGCTAGGAGGGAGCTGGACAGCCAAGAGGGGATCCGATCATCATCTCTGGCCATTGGGAAGTGCTGGTTCAGCTCCATGGCTCAGAGACAATGCAGAGAGCAGGGCTTCAAAGCACACCTGGGACTTGAATCAgagcagcccagcctgggcaggggTTGTGGGCAGCCGATCCTCTAAGCCTGGCCTTTGAGAACTACGAGATGCCAGAGGTAAGAGGGTTGAGAGTACAAACACTTTTGTGTCAACATTTATGGGAGCCTTGGAGAGAGTGGAGCATGGCCCCTGCACTTACAGATGGGGAAGCCTAGAATCCCACAGCCTTTCAGATGCTGAGACAGGAAACCAGTTTCCTTCCTTCATGCCAAGCTGCAGGTAAGATGCTGCCAGGCTGACAATCTCAAAGACCCAAATCCCTTCCTCCCAGGGAAAGCCAGGAGGCCGCCTTCACCATCCAGATACCACCTGTTCTTTCTTTGACAAGGACACTTAGAACTGAATTTCTCATGGATGCAAAAGGACACTTAAAACTGAATCTCTCACGGATGCATCCTTTTCTGTGATGGAGACAGAAAAGGATGGTCTTATCTGATACCCTGCAAGCCCCGGTCTGCCCTGCTTTGCCTACTCTTGCTCCCTAAGGTAAGGTGGCATGGAGGAGCAGGGTTCCTTCCCCAGGAGCCCTTGGGTCTACAGCTGTCCAGGATCACAGCTTCTGTCTGACCAGGGCTGGGGCCTCCATACCTGGCATATTTCTGGAAGCCGATCTCCCTGGGAATGGAGAGGGGCAGGATGAAGAGGAAGGCAGTGAGGCTGATGGTGAACTTGCGGTCTGTGTACCAAGGGCCGCTGGCCCCCTCCGGCTCTTTTGCCATCACAGCTATAACTgcacagggaggaaggagggaatgtCAAGCCAGGCCATCACGGGGTGTGGCCCTCCTGCTCCGCTGGGTCCCAGgacctccctctgcctggagggAGGATTCCCAGATGAATGCTGAGCCCAGGTAAGTCCTGGAGAGGTGTTCAGCACCTTTTCCCTCCCCTGCAGGGCTGATAAGAAGAGATGGGGTAGGGACTGAGGGGGAAGCTCACTCTTGTCCTGCTGGTCACCAATGATGATTAGGAAGGCGATGCAGGTGCCAAAGGTGTAGACAGCGATGGCCACTTCACACAGCACACCTGTCAGCTTGCCACACACAGCCCACACCACCTCCTGGTAGGTCCTCTCATTGCTGGCCTGGGAGCAGTAGGCCAGGATGACAAGGCCGCTGATGATGAACACCAGCATACCCTGCAGGCAGAGGCAGAACAAGAGCTTGTGGGACAGGCCTGGCAGCAGAGGGCGCCCTGGGCTCGCCTAGCATTTACTGGGCCAGTGCCCAAAGCAAGCTTCCCAAATCTCCCAAGGGCAATTTTAAGAGACTGCTAGACGATGCTGAattgagattttctttaaaaacaaaaagttttgtgAAAAATTGCAAACATACAAAAGTAAAGAGAATAGGCCAGatgtgatgactcatgcctgtaatcccagcactttgggaggctgaggcaggaggatcacttgaagtcaggagtttgagaccagcctggccaacatggtgaaaccctgtctctaccaaaaatacaaaaattagctgggcatggtggtgggtgcctgtaatgccagcgacttgggaggctgaggcaggagaatcacttgaaactgggaggcggaggctacagtaagctgagatcaggccactgcactccagtctgggtgaaaaagcaagattccatctccaaaaaaaaaaaaaaagtaaagagaatagTAAAAAGAACTGACATGTATCCATCACTCAGCTTCAAAAATGATCAATGCATGGCCAACCTGTTTCATCATTCCCTTTCCCTCCCACTCTGCATTTATTGTGAAGCCAATATAAGCTATCATATCATCAATAAATACTTCAGTATGTAGTTCTAAAAGATAAGGGCCCTCTTTGTAAACATACCACAAAATCAATGTTTTGCCTAAAAAATTAGAGATGTAATTGATGTTCAAATTTCTCTGATTGTTGGAAGGCTTTTGAAGCCTCATTTGGGTCCGAAGAAAGAATACTAGAATAGATTAGTCATGTCTGCCACATGTGAGGGAGGGGAGAGCAGTGCCGTATCACTTACTGGCCATTCCTGACTCAAAGCCTCCCTTTTGAGACAAAGTGCCCACCTGAACTGCACCTCCGCCCTCCCGGCCAGTGCACTCACCATCTGCAGTGCGATGCCTGCTGCCACGCCCCCCGCAGTGCTGAAGGCTGCTGGGAAGTTGAGTAGTCCCGCACCCAGGCACGCGTTGACGACGATGAAGACGGCCCCAAGTGTGGAAGTGGTGCCTCTGTCTGGACCCCCAGGAGAGGCTTCCCACTCACTCTTGGGGGCTGTGTCCACACAGGGACTCTGAAGCAGCCGGGCCCGCTCCCCGGCATCCGTGCTCAAGCCCCACTCACTGTAGTCACTGTTGATGCTGGCCTGGGCCATGGCCCCAAGAGCCTTCTTTCTGCAAGGTCTGTGGGTTCTGCCTTACAACCACATGCCCCAGGCAGCTGAGCAACACCCACCTGTTTGGGGCTGTTAGCCTAGGACTCTTCTCAACCTAGATGGGACAAAGGCAAGCACTACTGTTATCCTAAGATGGGGGAACTGGGGAACAAAAaggtgaaataacttgcccaagatcacgtGGATAGGATCCAAACCCAGGTATGCCTCTGTGCAGACAGTGCACTGGGTGCCAGAGTATggggagacagacacagaaacagaTCAGGTGCAAATCATGCTTGTTTCAGGCATACAGACTCATTGGGCCAGTTAGATGTCAACATAAAGTGGGTACTAACACATCAGCACTAGAGAGAGGCCCCATGTCGGGCAGGTGTGTCATGGATATACTTTATCTCATTCAATCCTTAGGACAGTCTTGTGGTCAAAAGGTTTGGAGAGATCCCATCACTGACCCAGGGTCATATATTAGCAAGTTGCACAGCAGGATTTGGATACGGATCTGCCTGGCTTCCAGCCTGTTTTCACACCACAGGGTCCCAAAAGGACCCCTCACCAAGAACTGAAATTCAACATATTACAGTCCAGCATGCCTCCCGACGGCCCAGAGTCTAAATTCTGTGACTTTCGAGGACCTTTGAAATTCTGGCTAATTCTCAACTCCTCTCATGTGACAAGCCCCCATGCCTGTCATGTTTGCATCTTCAGGAAAACAATGATTCATCCCATGCTTGGAATGCTCCCAACTCCTTTGCCAGCCACCCTTTTAGGTCCTATTTCTTCCCCATTTCCTGGGTCACTCACTGAGCTCTTCTTGGTGCCATGTAGGGGCCCAGCACCACTCAAGTTGGTTTCTTCTCAGTACTCTCTCACGTGCTAGCATCTCACTGGCCACTAGGCTTGCTCTCCTGGGCTAGATTACAATGATCGGTGCTCAACATGCAGTGCTGTTTGTTACTATAAACCACTATTGCTGCAGCTATGGAATGCTTTCTCATTCAATCCTCAATGCAGCCCTAAAAGGTAGACATGACAGTCACCATTTTACCAAAGAGGAAGCTGAATCCCAGAAGGGACAACCACTCTCCCCTGAGTCATACAGTGGTCAGTGGtggagctaggattcaaacccaggcctgtCTGAGCACAGGGCATCCATCCGTTTGTATCTGCCCCACTCCAGAGTCCAAGACGGTACCTTGGGTGTGGTGGAACTCAGATAACAGGCTTATCACCTGACTGATTCTCTTTGCTCTCAGGCTAAACACTGTTGAgatgcagtttttttttcttccaagaatcTTCTGAGGCTCTGAGGAGCCCAGCCCTGAAAAAGGACCTTCAGTGTTCTCAAGGGTCAGCTCATAGCCTGAGACTAACAGAGAAATGATGGTCCTAAAGAATCAAGTCCACCCCCAGATCAAGAGCAGCCCTGGACAGGGCTGTCATCTGGGTCTCTGAGTAGGCTCTGCCTTCAGAATGCTGACTCCTCCGCTGCCtatctgtgtgaccctgggcaagtcacctcGCCCCTCTAAGCCTTTACATCATATGTTCCTGTGGGGCATGTGTTAACATCACTAAGGGTttaacactcaataaatggtcaCTGCTGCTGTTATTTCTGCAGATGCCCCTTCCCATGTTGCCCACCACCAACCATGCCTGAGACTCTCCAGCCCTAAGCAAGCTAAGAGCAGAACACTGATCAAAACCAGagcctgggccaggtgtggtggctcacgtctgtaatcccagcactttgggaggccaaggtgggcagatcacctgaggtcaggagtttgagaccagcctggccaacatggtgaaactccatctctgctaaaaacacaaaaattagccaggtgcggtggttcgcccctgtagtcccagctacacaggaggctgaggcaggagaatggcctgaaatcgggagacagaggttgtagtgagcccagatcatgccactgcactccagtctgggcgacagagtaagactctgtctcaaaacaaacaaacaaacagcaaaaaaacccaaaccagagCCTGGTGCTATTGGCCAGGTAACAATGGGCACAGAGGCCCTGGGATAGCTAATGGGAGAAAGAGCAGGAAGAAGCCCAGATTACAAGGGCAGGGACTaagggggcagggaggagccaGGGCAGTCTTCCCCAGAGGCTACTATTAGCTGGTTACCACCCAGGCTGGCAAAATCTGCCAAAGACCCCTCCGAGAGTCTCCTCATTCCTGAGTCCCAATTTCAGGGTACTCATACAAAACTCCATTTCAGTCTCTACTCCCTCCCTGGtttagtctttatttatttaaagacacggtctcactctgttgctcaggctagagtgcagtggcacaatcagagctcactgcagcctcaatctcccaggctcaagcaatcctcccacctcgacttccTGAGTaccagggactacaggtgtgtgccaccacagccagctaacttttaaatttttttttttttgagatggagtcttgctcttgttgcccaggctggagtgcaatgacacgatctcagctcactgcaacccctgcctcccgggttcaagagattttcctgccttaacctcctgagtagctgggattacaggtgcctgccaccatgcctggctaatttttgtatttttagtagagatggggttttgccatgttggccaggctggtctcaaactcctgaccttgtgatccccctgcctcggcctcccaaagtgctaggattacaggagtgagccactgtgcctggccaaccttttacattttttgttccTGTGGGGAACAAAATTGGCCCTTCAAAATTCAGGCCAATTCTCAACTCTTCTCCCATGTGACTTCTCCCATGTGACAAGCCCCCCATGCTGGTCgtgtttaaattttctgtagacatgaggaggtctcactatgttgcccaggctggtcttgaactcctgtgctcaagcaatcctgctgccttggcctcccaaagtgctgggattataggtttgagccacagCCCCTGGCCTGGTTTAGTCTTTACAGcccagagggaagaaaaggaaactgagcaGATTCAGCCATAATGACTGCCCTAACCATTGGACCATCCTCTCTGATGCCTTCAGCCCACTGGGGgtttaaaatggttaacaaaaCCACTTGGGCTACTTCCCATTGCTCCTCCTGATGATGGACAAACAAAGCTGGGGACCATCCACTCATAAGAGGGAAAGGGGGAAAATTCATGTGCTCCCAGCCATCTGTCATCAAGCATGGAACCACGGCACCAGAGGAAACATCCCTCTGCTGGCTCTAAACCCAGAAAGATCTGTCAGATGTCACAGGGCTTCTTCCTCTTACACATCCTGTCACCCAGCCAGCAACTCAGCAAAATCAAAGCAGTGAGCAGTGGAGGCAGAGTCTTGGGACTCCCAGGCTTCCAGTGCAGTTAGAGAAGGAACCCTGCAAAGTGAGTGCTGCCAGAGCTGTGACCACCTCCTCCCCCCTGCTCATGTCAGACACAGAGGTCTACAGAGTGACTCGTCCAAGGTCACAAGGCTTGGTGCGGCTTCCTGACTCTCCAACCAAAATGTTTCCCTTTGGCAGCCCTGCCCGAGTCCTGCACCGTTTGCCAGCCTCTCCTGCCACCCACATGAGAGCGCAGGCTGGGGTCCTCATGGAACTCAGAAGCTGGGGGTCTCATCTCTTGCGGATTCTCTGCCTTGGTTCAAGATCTCTCGGCACCCCCACGGCTCACTGGCAAATGACTCAGTCCACTGTTGCACCTTACCTGCTCTTTCTCCCTGATGGGCTGTCCCAGAGGGGTTTGCTCCTTCTCTCCAAAGGTCTGGGATCTGGTTCTCCTCACTTCCCTTTCTGGCcccaatttcttctttctcaagacttTGCCTAAAATTTGCTGTCAGCAGAGAGAAGAGTTTGGGCTCCTTCTGCGCTGGCTTTAGCAGAGCTGGAGGAAACTGAGCGGCTCTCACTCTTACTCATGGAGTGGAACCTCAGGTCAGAGAGGAAAAcaggcccaggagggagaggttagACTAAGGTCACAGTGGGTAGAGCCAGAATAGAAGCCTGATGCCCACATGCTCAGGCCAGAGATGTAGGCCCCTCAGATCCCAACTGGAGTGTGCTCCCAGTCCAGCCTGGGGTTGGAGCCCTGAAATAGAAAGGGTGGGCTGCTCTGTGAGGTGAGCCAGGGCGCACCCGGGCCAGGAGGCCGGGGCGGGGCGATTCTCAGGCCTGGAGCGAGGCGGGTGGGCTACTGTGGGGTAAACTGCGGAGGAGCTCCGGGACTCGATCCCGGCCTAGGACTGGGTGGAGACCCGCTGCCTGGGCTAAGGCGCGGCAGAGCCGGCCAACCGAGGGGCGGGCGTGGGGCGAGGACGCCGGGATGCGGACCTCTGCAGGGAAAGGGCCTGAGCTCTGCCGCGGTGGCGGGGGCTGAGGGGCTCCAGAGACCTCGGGGATCTAACACTTCCACCCTCCAGAGCCTGTCTCCGGCCACTTACCTTTGGGGATTCTTTCCCGAGCCGGCTGCGGAGACACGTGAGCATGGATCACATGACGCCCGCTCGGGCGGCCGCGGGACACGCTGGGAGTTGTAGTTTCCGCAAGTGTGACTCTTGGACCACACCCGTTCCCTGAATCTTCAGCCCAACAGCATTGCGCTGAGCCAGCCTCGCGTCCAGCCAGCTCGTGTTTATCCTGTTACTTTTAGTGTTGGTCTCTAGACCAAATAAAACACTGCTCCTTCTTCCAAGGAAGAGCGTTAGGAGGTCTGGCGTCTTTGCCAGTCCCGGGGCAGTGGGCCAAAGCTATTTGGCCTCATTATCCTCCTGGTCTCTGTCCGCAAAGACACGGCCAGAGCACTGGAGTGTTTTTTAACGAGTAATGTGGGGGACCTTGAGCCATGGTCTTTCCCGCAAGAGAGTGGGCTAGGGGCATGACTCTGACCCCAGGGTTTAGGTCCTAGAACAGTTTTTGAGGGtttgtaggtgctcagtaaatatttgttgaatgaagaaacGGGCATCCAGTCCTGGTTCTGTTCTTGGTTGTGTGTCACTCATAAGTTGTCACCTAATCTCCAGCATCCCAATAGCCTCATTTCTGTTTTGTGGATATGCTCTCCACTGCACCTACCTCTTCATGCATCAGAGGTCCAACCGATGAGGACACGCTGGGAATCCTTAGAAACCCAAGtcatatctctcttttttttttgagagagtctcactctgtctcccaggctggagtgcagcggcataatCTCTGCttaccataacctccgcctcctgggttcaagttattctcctgcctcagcctcccaagtagctgggacttactggtgcgcaccaccacgcccagctaatttttgtatttttagtagagatggggtttcaccatgttggccaggttggtctcgaactcctgacctcaagtgatccactcgtctcgacctcccaaagtgctgggataacaggcatgagccaccgcgcctggcctccaaaaagtttatataaattgaatcatactggttgggtgcggtggttcacaactgtaatcccagcactttgggaggccaaggcaggatgattacttgatgtcaggagttcgagaccagcctcaaacTGTGTTGAGgctgtgagaattgcttgaacccgggaggtggaggctgcagtgagccaagatcacgccactgcactccaacttgggcaacagagtgaaactctgtctcagaaaaaaaaaaaaaaattaaaaaaataaaaaagttttgttGACATATTCATATGCCATAAAATCCACCCTTTGAATGCATCCAATAAGGTGCATTTTAGTTTCTTCAGAGTTGTGCAATGATgaccactatctaatttcagaatattGTGATCACCCTCCCCTACTAAAACTAAAATCCTGAACccgttagcagtcactccccatctcCCCCTCCACCAAGTCCCTGGCAACTCTGAATCTACTTTTTGCTTCTGTGGGTTTACCTATTCTTGACCTTTCATATAAATTGAGTCACACAATATGTGACCTGTTCTGTCTGCTGCTTTCACTGAGCATACTGTTTTCAGGGCTCATCCTAGTTGGAACatgaatcagtattttttttttttttttttttttgagacggagtcttgctctgtagcccgggctggactgcagtggccggatctcagctcactgcaagctccgcctcccgggtttacgccattctcctgcctcagcctccggagtagctgggactacaggcgcccgccacctcgcccagctagttttttgtatttttagtagagacggggtttcaccgtgttagccaggatggtctcgatctcctgacctcgtgatccgcccgtctcggcctcccaaagtgctgggattacaggcttgagccaccgcgcccggccttgaatcagtatttcattcacttttattgctgaataatgttCTGTTGTGTGGCTATACCACATGTAGTGTGGCAGGTCCCCCATCAGGTTACTTGGGAGTGTATGTCCATTGCTTGAATACTGAACGCTGGGTGGTGAGCCAAGGCCATGGTGCCTAGCCTAGGAGCAGACATTCCTGAGGACTCAAACATCCTGGAAAGGATCTGAGAACCTACCAAGGAAAACAGTCCCATTGCATACACTCAGTAGGCAAAGAGCTAGAAAATTAGCTTAAAAACAGCTTAGAGATGGGAGGTGGGGCGGATCTGTAGCACTGTCCTGCTGCTGTCCAGGAGTGTCCCATATGTAAGTCCTCAAACTCATCTACTCGCCAAGCTGGACTTGCCTGGGTCATTCTCTGGTCTCTCGACTGCCTCCAAGTTTGGgggaagcttttctttctttctttctttcttttttttttttttttgagacagagtctcgctctgttgcccaggctggagtgcagtggccagatctcagctcactacaagctccgcctcccgggtttatgccattctcctgcctcagcttcctgagtagctgggactacaggcgcccgccacctcacctggctagttttttgtattttttagtagagacggggtttcaccgggttagccaggatggtctcgatctcctgaccttgtgattcgcccgtctcggcctcccaaagtgctgggattacaggcttgagccaccgcgcccggccggggggAAGCTTTTcatacaattcagtgtttttctcattacaccacattttgtttatctgttcagtagtttatatttgtgttatattttctttttagctactgtgaataatggtgctgtgaacattcatgtacaagttgttgttgttttttttttttttgagatgaagtttcactctttttgcccaggttggagtgcaatggcatgatcttggctcactgcaacctctgcctcctgggttcaagcgattctcctgcctcagcctcctgagtaggtgggattacaggcgcctaccaccatgcctgactaattttgtattttaagtagaaacggggtttcaccacattggccaggctggtctcgagctcctgacctcgggtgatccacccaccttggcctccctcatGGActagtttttgtgtggacatatgttttcatttctcttgggtatacatGTAGAAGTGGAATTGATAGATCAGagggtaactctatgtttaaccttttaaaaattattttattggcagggcacggtggctcacacctgtaatcccagcactttgggaggctgaggcgggtggatcatgatgttaagagatcgagaccatcctggctaacatggtgaaaccccgtctctactaaaaatacaaaataattagctgggcatggtggcatgcgcctgtagtccccgctactcgggaggctgaggcaggagaattgcttgaaccggggaggtggaggctgcagtaagctgagattgtaccactgcactctagcctagtagctgggactgcagatgtgtaccaccatgtccagctaatttttaaattttttgcaaaaacagagtcttgctgtgttgtccaggctagtcttgaattcctgggctcaggcagtccttccacctcagcctcccaaagtgctaggattataggtgtgagccactgggccagtCCTACAActgttttgtatattgatcttatacCCTACAATTCTGTTGAACTTATGTACTAGCTCTAATAGTTTTATTAGTGGAATCTTCAACATAAGATTATAAACCtgtaaatagagataatttttatcttcctttctactctggattccttttattttctaggCTTGACTGTACTAGAacctctagtacaatgttgaatgaaatgatgagagtggacatccttgttttg
The genomic region above belongs to Chlorocebus sabaeus isolate Y175 chromosome 5, mChlSab1.0.hap1, whole genome shotgun sequence and contains:
- the SLC38A7 gene encoding sodium-coupled neutral amino acid transporter 7 isoform X2 encodes the protein MAQASINSDYSEWGLSTDAGERARLLQSPCVDTAPKSEWEASPGGPDRGTTSTLGAVFIVVNACLGAGLLNFPAAFSTAGGVAAGIALQMGMLVFIISGLVILAYCSQASNERTYQEVVWAVCGKLTGVLCEVAIAVYTFGTCIAFLIIIGDQQDKIIAVMAKEPEGASGPWYTDRKFTISLTAFLFILPLSIPREIGFQKYASFLSVVGTWYVTAIVIIKYIWPDKEMTPGDILTRPASWMAVFNAMPTICFGFQCHVSSVPVFNSMQRPEVKTWGGVVTAAMVIALAVYMGTGICGFLTFGAAVDPDVLLSYPSEDMAVAVARAFIILSVLTSYPILHFCGRAVPHSSQTLRDGRGQTSQLVGAGQLRSPLGHPGSFHLRPDHSQCHLCGSLGIATASQGTQGLCHWSQEPIS
- the SLC38A7 gene encoding sodium-coupled neutral amino acid transporter 7 isoform X1, producing MAQASINSDYSEWGLSTDAGERARLLQSPCVDTAPKSEWEASPGGPDRGTTSTLGAVFIVVNACLGAGLLNFPAAFSTAGGVAAGIALQMGMLVFIISGLVILAYCSQASNERTYQEVVWAVCGKLTGVLCEVAIAVYTFGTCIAFLIIIGDQQDKIIAVMAKEPEGASGPWYTDRKFTISLTAFLFILPLSIPREIGFQKYASFLSVVGTWYVTAIVIIKYIWPDKEMTPGDILTRPASWMAVFNAMPTICFGFQCHVSSVPVFNSMQRPEVKTWGGVVTAAMVIALAVYMGTGICGFLTFGAAVDPDVLLSYPSEDMAVAVARAFIILSVLTSYPILHFCGRAVVEGLWLRYQGVPVEEDVGRERRRRVLQTLVWFLLTLLLALFIPDIGKVISVIGGLAACFIFVFPGLCLIQAKLSEMEEVKPASWWVLVSYGVLLVTLGAFIFGQTTANAIFVDLLA
- the SLC38A7 gene encoding sodium-coupled neutral amino acid transporter 7 isoform X3 gives rise to the protein MAQASINSDYSEWGLSTDAGERARLLQSPCVDTAPKSEWEASPGGPDRGTTSTLGAVFIVVNACLGAGLLNFPAAFSTAGGVAAGIALQMGMLVFIISGLVILAYCSQASNERTYQEVVWAVCGKLTGVLCEVAIAVYTFGTCIAFLIIIGDQQDKIIAVMAKEPEGASGPWYTDRKFTISLTAFLFILPLSIPREIGFQKYASFLSVVGTWYVTAIVIIKYIWPDKEMTPGDILTRPASWMAVFNAMPTICFGFQCHVSSVPVFNSMQRPEVKTWGGVVTAAMVIALAVYMGTAGGCWSATESSWSPWELSSSARPQPMPSLWISWHSHCLPGNTRPLPLVAGTHLLELWGHC